From one Candidatus Hydrogenedentota bacterium genomic stretch:
- a CDS encoding family 78 glycoside hydrolase catalytic domain — MRSMLPFLVLCLAPVTTVSADEFDGAQWLRDPRAAGHNIIDYLKREREKPPKPKGPKNLHTLLRREITLREKPAAAVLTVTADDYAHFYVNGFKAVQGPESGYPFAHPYYHLDITPFFEAGVNCLAAHVYYQGLLNRVWNSADNRSGFMMALDIRYPDGGTERHVSDGSWRCFPLMAFESEETTGYQTQFLENIDMRLVPQGWRMAGFDDSAWKRPAAGRQDHVFVRQLTPPLERHRVVPAVAKDLGGGRFFYDFGQVIVGHTRVKTKGAAGHVMTVRHGEELSAPDMVRFEMRAKCRYEEKITLSGRDETVEFYDYRTFRYMEILDAPAAPEVWVEVRHHPFNPGLAAFSSADREMGRVWDICRNGVWMGSQGGFLDCPSREKGQYLGDAVITARSHLWLTADPTLTRKALHDFALSQRICPGMMAVAPGSFMQEIAEYSLQYPLLLREYYWMTGDRAFAESSMDAVFGPLFGYFAGFENRAGLLEGISKPHEKWVLIDWPENMRDEYDYEYGANRANAVLNGFYYGALRTAAALSRDLGRDGAAYDARAEKVAAGFAAQLADPATGLYLDAPGSRHSSLHANAVPLAFGLHAGADREKMLGFIREKRLSCGVYIAPYVIEACFRNGAPDLGYALLSSDDERSWKEMLRHGATTCMEAWGPEQKWNTSWCHPWSSSPAYLLPEQVFGLSPAEPGWTRLRAAPPRIADLPEMTLRAPLPGGRSVIIRHSPGGQYVVSVPAGLPIEVVETEGVTVMVKEVASLGRPELTPELAGLMERSGWAARAGDGTGILVSVPMQRLWLIEGGRPVWQADCATAAAGTGFVEGSGQTPTGWHRVSEKFGEGAPLGQVFRSRAATKEIWKPGRESKEDLVLTRLLWLEGLEPGVNLGKDAKGRVVDSKQRHIYLHGTNGEAQIGTPSSHGCVRLLNDDVIILFDRIPVGAPVYIAG; from the coding sequence ATGAGAAGCATGCTGCCCTTTCTGGTTTTGTGCCTGGCGCCGGTGACAACGGTTTCGGCGGACGAGTTTGACGGCGCGCAGTGGCTGCGCGACCCGCGCGCCGCCGGCCACAACATCATTGACTACCTCAAGCGGGAGCGGGAGAAACCGCCCAAGCCCAAAGGGCCGAAGAACCTCCACACGCTTTTGCGGCGGGAGATCACACTGCGGGAGAAACCCGCAGCGGCGGTGCTGACCGTCACGGCGGACGATTATGCCCATTTTTATGTCAACGGCTTCAAGGCGGTGCAGGGGCCGGAGTCCGGCTATCCCTTTGCCCACCCCTATTATCACCTTGACATCACCCCCTTCTTTGAGGCGGGCGTGAACTGCCTGGCGGCGCATGTTTACTACCAGGGTCTGCTGAACCGGGTGTGGAACAGCGCGGACAACCGGTCGGGGTTCATGATGGCTTTGGACATCCGCTACCCTGACGGGGGGACGGAGCGGCATGTCTCGGACGGGTCCTGGCGGTGCTTCCCCCTGATGGCGTTCGAGTCGGAGGAGACCACGGGTTATCAGACGCAGTTTCTGGAAAACATTGACATGCGGCTGGTTCCGCAGGGGTGGCGGATGGCGGGATTTGACGACTCGGCGTGGAAACGGCCTGCGGCCGGACGCCAGGACCATGTTTTTGTCCGGCAACTCACCCCGCCCCTGGAACGGCACCGCGTGGTTCCGGCGGTTGCGAAAGACCTGGGCGGGGGGCGTTTCTTTTATGACTTCGGGCAGGTGATTGTGGGGCACACACGGGTCAAGACAAAGGGCGCGGCGGGGCATGTGATGACGGTGCGCCACGGCGAGGAACTGTCCGCGCCGGACATGGTGCGCTTTGAGATGCGCGCCAAGTGCCGCTACGAGGAAAAAATCACCCTTTCGGGGCGGGACGAGACGGTCGAGTTTTACGATTACCGGACTTTCCGGTACATGGAAATACTGGACGCGCCCGCCGCGCCGGAGGTCTGGGTGGAGGTGCGCCACCACCCGTTTAACCCGGGCCTCGCGGCGTTTTCGAGCGCGGACCGGGAGATGGGACGGGTGTGGGACATCTGCCGGAACGGCGTGTGGATGGGCTCCCAGGGCGGCTTTCTGGACTGCCCCTCGCGGGAAAAGGGCCAGTATCTAGGGGACGCGGTCATCACGGCGCGCTCGCACCTGTGGCTTACGGCGGACCCCACGCTGACGCGCAAGGCGCTCCATGACTTCGCGCTTTCCCAGCGGATTTGTCCTGGCATGATGGCCGTGGCGCCGGGCAGTTTCATGCAGGAGATCGCCGAATACTCCCTCCAATACCCGCTGCTGCTGCGGGAGTATTACTGGATGACGGGGGACCGGGCCTTTGCGGAGTCCTCGATGGACGCGGTGTTCGGGCCGCTGTTCGGGTATTTCGCGGGCTTTGAAAACCGGGCGGGGCTGCTGGAGGGCATCTCAAAGCCGCATGAGAAGTGGGTGCTGATTGACTGGCCGGAAAACATGCGGGACGAGTATGACTACGAGTACGGGGCGAACCGCGCCAATGCGGTGCTGAACGGGTTCTATTACGGCGCGCTGCGAACGGCGGCGGCGCTCTCCCGCGACTTGGGCCGGGACGGCGCGGCCTATGACGCGCGTGCGGAGAAGGTCGCGGCGGGTTTCGCGGCGCAGTTGGCGGACCCGGCCACGGGGCTCTATCTGGACGCGCCGGGTTCCAGGCACAGTTCCCTGCACGCCAACGCCGTTCCGCTGGCCTTCGGCCTGCACGCGGGCGCGGACCGGGAAAAGATGCTGGGGTTCATCCGCGAAAAACGCCTGTCCTGCGGCGTGTACATCGCGCCCTATGTCATCGAGGCCTGCTTCCGCAACGGCGCGCCGGACTTGGGCTACGCCCTGCTGTCGTCGGACGACGAGCGGTCATGGAAGGAGATGCTCCGCCACGGTGCCACGACCTGCATGGAGGCGTGGGGGCCGGAGCAGAAATGGAACACAAGCTGGTGCCACCCGTGGAGCAGCAGCCCCGCGTACCTGCTGCCCGAGCAGGTTTTCGGCCTGAGCCCCGCCGAACCGGGCTGGACGCGCCTGCGCGCGGCGCCGCCGCGCATCGCGGACCTTCCGGAGATGACTCTGCGCGCGCCCCTTCCCGGAGGCCGGAGCGTTATAATCCGTCACAGCCCCGGCGGACAGTATGTTGTCTCCGTGCCCGCCGGGCTGCCCATCGAGGTGGTGGAAACCGAAGGAGTCACGGTGATGGTGAAAGAGGTTGCCTCCCTGGGCCGTCCGGAACTCACGCCGGAACTGGCGGGGCTGATGGAGCGTAGCGGCTGGGCCGCACGCGCCGGGGACGGCACGGGCATCCTGGTGTCCGTGCCAATGCAGCGGCTCTGGCTGATTGAGGGCGGGCGGCCCGTCTGGCAGGCCGATTGCGCCACGGCCGCGGCCGGCACCGGCTTTGTCGAGGGGAGCGGACAGACACCCACCGGATGGCACCGGGTTTCGGAGAAATTTGGCGAAGGCGCGCCGTTGGGACAGGTGTTCCGGTCCCGCGCGGCCACCAAGGAAATCTGGAAACCGGGCAGGGAGAGCAAGGAGGACCTGGTGCTTACCCGGCTGCTCTGGCTTGAGGGGCTAGAACCGGGGGTAAACCTTGGAAAGGACGCCAAAGGCCGGGTGGTGGACTCCAAGCAGCGGCACATCTACCTGCACGGCACCAACGGCGAGGCCCAGATAGGCACGCCGTCCTCGCACGGATGCGTCCGCCTGTTGAACGACGACGTGATTATCCTGTTTGACAGGATTCCCGTGGGTGCGCCGGTTTATATCGCCGGTTGA
- a CDS encoding exo-alpha-sialidase, with translation MEEFERRVEAAGGRADFVFGKDRPFAQCHASTIEQTADGTLVAAWFGGTKEKDDDVGIWISRRVDGAWTPPVTAAKIEAHAHWNPVLFTDAEGATHLFFKVGPEIPHWRTHWMSTEDNGVSWSAPLELVPGDAGGRGPVKNKPVILSDGAWLAPASTELGDWKPFADRSEDRGKTWARSADFVIDKTVLRGKGAIQPTFWESSPGNVHALLRTGAGRVWRTDSADYGRTWSPVYATPLPNNNSGLDVLAFGDGRLFMVYNPVGVNWGPRTPLDLAVSTDNGGTWTTVAHLENDPDPDSEYSYPAIIRTKAGIAVSYTYNRDTVRCWDIPLDALK, from the coding sequence ATGGAGGAGTTTGAGCGCAGGGTTGAGGCCGCCGGGGGCCGCGCGGACTTTGTCTTCGGCAAGGACCGGCCCTTCGCGCAGTGCCACGCCTCGACCATCGAGCAGACGGCGGACGGGACCCTGGTGGCCGCGTGGTTTGGGGGCACGAAGGAGAAGGACGACGACGTGGGCATCTGGATTTCGAGGCGTGTGGACGGGGCGTGGACCCCGCCGGTAACCGCCGCGAAAATCGAGGCGCACGCGCACTGGAACCCGGTGCTGTTCACGGACGCGGAGGGCGCGACGCACCTTTTCTTCAAGGTGGGCCCGGAGATTCCCCACTGGCGCACCCACTGGATGAGCACGGAGGACAACGGCGTGTCCTGGAGCGCCCCGCTTGAACTGGTGCCGGGCGACGCGGGCGGGCGCGGGCCGGTGAAGAACAAGCCAGTCATCCTCTCGGACGGCGCGTGGCTGGCACCGGCCTCGACGGAGCTCGGGGACTGGAAGCCCTTCGCGGACCGCTCTGAAGACCGGGGAAAAACGTGGGCGCGGTCGGCGGACTTTGTGATCGACAAGACGGTCCTCCGGGGCAAGGGCGCCATCCAGCCGACTTTCTGGGAGTCGTCGCCCGGAAACGTCCACGCGCTGCTGCGCACGGGCGCGGGGCGGGTCTGGCGGACGGACTCGGCGGATTACGGGCGCACCTGGTCGCCGGTGTATGCCACCCCCCTGCCCAACAACAACAGCGGCCTGGACGTGCTGGCGTTTGGGGACGGGCGCCTTTTCATGGTCTACAACCCCGTGGGGGTTAACTGGGGCCCGCGGACGCCGCTGGACCTGGCGGTTTCCACGGACAACGGCGGGACGTGGACGACCGTGGCGCATCTGGAGAACGACCCCGACCCCGACAGCGAGTATTCGTACCCCGCCATCATCCGCACGAAGGCGGGCATTGCGGTCAGCTACACCTACAACCGGGACACGGTGCGCTGCTGGGACATTCCGCTCGACGCGTTGAAGTGA
- a CDS encoding heme-binding domain-containing protein, with protein sequence MKRKLIAGILVLVVLGLALPVMNLVVPLPANELSGFTTSDPLLAKVAPILADKCVVCHSPSPELPFYAKFPVARQLMEYDVRTGVKHVDFVKEFFPATPGPVSEVMLAKLEYVTERDSMPPIHYLTMHWNHFPRAEEKEAIIEWVRSERMKHHATKDAPTAVQQQAIQPLPESVEVNLAKAALGDKLFHDKRLSKDDTISCASCHDLAKGGTDQAQFSTGVGGAMGDINAPTVFNSGFQFMQFWDGRAADLEGQADGPVNNPIEMASNWEEATAKLLQDEEFTRAFHEVYPDGYIKANFVDAIAEFERTLITPSAFDKYLRGDQGALTAEQKQGYQTFKDFGCATCHSGVILGGKSFEIMGLRDDYYRDRGNVHTPDYGRFNHTKDESDRFRLKVPTLRNIEVTFPYFHDGSTSDLGKAVETMAKYQSGRSITPRETELIVAFLGSLTGEYKGQKLQ encoded by the coding sequence ATGAAACGCAAACTGATAGCCGGAATTCTCGTTCTTGTTGTGCTTGGACTGGCGCTGCCGGTGATGAATCTTGTTGTGCCGCTTCCCGCGAATGAATTGAGCGGTTTCACCACGAGCGACCCCCTGCTTGCGAAAGTGGCGCCCATACTGGCGGACAAGTGCGTTGTCTGCCATTCCCCGAGCCCGGAGCTGCCTTTTTACGCGAAGTTTCCCGTGGCCAGGCAGTTGATGGAATACGATGTGCGGACCGGGGTGAAGCATGTGGATTTTGTGAAGGAGTTTTTCCCGGCCACCCCCGGCCCGGTGTCGGAGGTGATGCTGGCCAAACTTGAATATGTCACCGAGCGGGACAGCATGCCGCCCATCCACTATCTCACCATGCACTGGAACCATTTTCCGAGGGCGGAGGAGAAGGAGGCGATCATCGAGTGGGTGCGGTCGGAGCGGATGAAGCACCACGCCACGAAGGACGCGCCGACGGCGGTGCAGCAGCAGGCGATACAGCCCCTCCCGGAGTCGGTGGAGGTCAATCTTGCCAAGGCCGCCCTGGGCGACAAGCTGTTCCATGACAAGCGCCTCTCGAAGGACGACACGATTTCCTGCGCCTCCTGCCATGATCTTGCCAAGGGCGGCACGGACCAGGCGCAGTTCTCGACGGGTGTCGGCGGGGCGATGGGCGACATCAACGCGCCGACGGTCTTCAATTCCGGGTTCCAGTTCATGCAGTTCTGGGACGGCCGCGCGGCGGACTTGGAGGGGCAGGCGGACGGGCCGGTGAACAATCCGATAGAGATGGCGTCCAACTGGGAGGAGGCCACGGCCAAACTGCTGCAGGACGAGGAGTTCACCAGGGCTTTCCACGAGGTGTATCCCGACGGCTACATCAAGGCGAATTTCGTGGACGCCATCGCGGAGTTCGAGCGGACGCTCATCACACCGTCGGCGTTTGACAAATACCTGCGCGGTGACCAGGGCGCGCTGACGGCGGAGCAGAAGCAGGGCTACCAGACCTTCAAGGATTTCGGCTGCGCAACCTGCCACAGCGGCGTGATCCTCGGCGGGAAGAGTTTTGAGATCATGGGCCTCCGGGACGACTATTACCGGGACCGGGGCAACGTGCACACGCCGGACTATGGCCGGTTCAACCACACCAAGGATGAGTCGGACCGGTTCCGGCTGAAGGTGCCGACGCTGCGCAACATCGAGGTCACGTTCCCGTATTTCCATGACGGGTCCACCAGCGACCTGGGCAAGGCCGTGGAGACCATGGCCAAATACCAGTCCGGTCGTTCCATCACCCCCAGGGAGACGGAACTGATAGTGGCGTTCCTCGGTTCGCTCACGGGCGAGTACAAGGGACAAAAACTCCAGTAA
- a CDS encoding type B 50S ribosomal protein L31, with amino-acid sequence MKKGIHPANYREVVFMDVGANVSWLTRSTVKTDKTTEFEGKQYPLYTLDLSSASHPFYTGKQKFVDSEGRVQRFQKKFASGK; translated from the coding sequence GTGAAAAAGGGTATCCATCCCGCAAATTACCGCGAAGTCGTCTTCATGGACGTGGGCGCCAATGTCTCTTGGCTGACCCGCTCCACGGTGAAAACGGACAAGACCACCGAGTTCGAGGGCAAACAGTACCCGCTGTACACGCTGGACCTTTCCAGCGCCTCCCACCCGTTCTACACGGGCAAGCAGAAGTTTGTGGACAGCGAGGGGCGCGTGCAGCGTTTCCAGAAAAAGTTTGCCTCCGGCAAATAA
- the prfA gene encoding peptide chain release factor 1, translating to MREKLRNVVAEHDRLAGEMASPEIALDHQKYMKLAKSHAELADIVAGFRRYEDTETALAEAEAVLSSESDEEMLALAEEERNGARETLAELDAKLRLLLVPKDPLDDKNTIVEIRAGTGGEEAGLFAGDLFRMYSRYAETRGWRIEVLGTNATMLGGYKEITFQITGDSVYSSMKWEGGVHRVQRVPDTETQGRIHTSAVTVAVLPEAEEVDIAIDPNDLQFDVYRSSGPGGQSVNTTDSAVRVTHKPTGLVVMCQDEKSQHKNKAQALRVLRARLLDMKIQEEEQTRAANRKSQVRSGDRSEKIRTYNYPENRVTDHRIHLSLYKLRQVLEGDLQDLVDALNLADRTARLAESS from the coding sequence ATGCGGGAAAAACTCCGCAATGTGGTCGCAGAACACGACCGCCTCGCGGGGGAAATGGCCTCGCCCGAAATCGCCCTCGATCACCAGAAATACATGAAACTGGCCAAGTCACATGCCGAGCTGGCGGACATTGTGGCCGGTTTCAGGCGTTATGAGGACACCGAAACCGCTTTGGCCGAGGCCGAGGCGGTTTTGTCGTCCGAGTCCGACGAGGAGATGCTCGCCCTGGCCGAGGAGGAGCGGAACGGCGCGCGGGAAACCCTCGCGGAACTGGACGCGAAGCTGCGCCTGCTCCTTGTACCCAAGGATCCCCTGGACGACAAGAACACCATCGTGGAAATCCGGGCGGGAACCGGGGGCGAGGAGGCGGGCCTCTTTGCGGGCGACCTCTTCCGCATGTACTCCCGCTACGCCGAAACCCGGGGCTGGCGCATCGAGGTGCTCGGCACCAACGCCACCATGCTCGGCGGCTACAAGGAAATCACCTTCCAGATCACCGGCGACAGCGTCTACAGCAGCATGAAATGGGAGGGCGGCGTCCACCGGGTGCAGCGCGTGCCCGACACCGAAACGCAGGGCCGCATCCACACCTCCGCCGTCACCGTGGCCGTCCTGCCCGAGGCCGAGGAGGTGGACATCGCCATTGACCCCAACGACCTGCAGTTCGACGTGTACCGCTCCAGCGGGCCCGGCGGGCAGAGCGTGAACACCACCGACTCCGCCGTCCGCGTCACGCACAAGCCCACGGGGCTGGTGGTCATGTGCCAGGACGAAAAGTCCCAGCACAAAAACAAGGCCCAGGCTCTCCGCGTGCTCCGCGCCCGCCTGCTCGACATGAAAATCCAGGAGGAGGAGCAGACCCGCGCCGCAAACCGGAAGAGCCAGGTCCGCTCCGGCGACCGCAGCGAGAAAATACGCACCTACAACTACCCCGAAAACCGGGTCACGGACCACCGCATCCACCTCTCGCTCTACAAGCTGCGCCAGGTCCTCGAGGGGGACCTGCAGGATTTGGTGGACGCCCTGAACCTCGCGGACCGGACCGCCCGCCTCGCGGAATCCTCCTGA